From Suncus etruscus isolate mSunEtr1 chromosome 6, mSunEtr1.pri.cur, whole genome shotgun sequence, one genomic window encodes:
- the DNAJB11 gene encoding dnaJ homolog subfamily B member 11 — MAPQNLGTFCLLLLYLLGAVVAGRDFYKILGVPRSASIKDIKKAYRKLALQLHPDRNPDDPQAQEKFQDLGAAYEVLSDSEKRKQYDTYGEEGLKDGHQSSHGDIFSHFFGDFGFMFGGNPRQQDRNIPRGSDIIVDLEVTLEEVYAGNFVEVVRNKPVARQAPGKRKCNCRQEMRTTQLGPGRFQMTQEVVCDECPNVKLVNEERTLEVEIEPGVRDGMEYPFIGEGEPHVDGEPGDLRFRIKVVKHPIFERRGDDLYTNVTISLVESLVGFDMDIAHLDGHKVHISRDKITKPGAKLWKKGEGLPNFDNNNIKGSLIITFDVDFPKEQLTEEAREGIKQLLKQGSVQKVYNGLQGY, encoded by the exons ATGGCCCCGCAGAACCTGGGCACCTTCTGCCTGTTGCTGCTCTACCTCCTCGGGGCCGTCGTCGCCGG GCGAGATTTCTATAAGATCTTGGGTGTGCCACGCAGTGCCTCTATAAAGGATATTAAAAAGGCCTACAGAAAACTAGCTCTGCAGCTTCATCCTGACAGGAACCCCGATGATCCACAAGCTCAAGAAAAATTCCAAGATCTGGGTGCTGCTTATGAG GTTCTGTCAGATAGTGAGAAACGGAAACAATATGACACTTACGGTGAAGAGGGTTTAAAAGATGGTCATCAGAGCTCCCATGGAGACATATTTTCACA CTTCTTTGGAGACTTTGGTTTCATGTTTGGAGGAAACCCTCGTCAACAAGACAGAAATATACCAAGAGGAAGTGATATTATTGTAGATCTAGAAGTCACTTTGGAAGAAGTATATGCTGGAAATTTTGTGGAA GTAGTTAGAAACAAACCTGTGGCCAGGCAGGCTCCTGGCAAACGAAAATGTAACTGTCGTCAAGAGATGCGTACTACTCAATTGGGCCCAGGGCGTTTCCAGATGACCCAAGAGGTTGTTTGTGATGAGTGCCCTAATGTCAA ATTAGTGAATGAAGAACGAACACTGGAGGTAGAAATAGAACCTGGagtgagagatggcatggaataCCCCTTTATTGGAGAAG GTGAGCCTCATGTGGATGGGGAACCAGGAGACTTGCGGTTCCGAATCAAAGTTGTCAA GCATCCAATATTTGAAAGGAGAGGAGATGACTTATATACAAATGTGACAATCTCACTAGTTGAGTCTCTGGTGGGCTTTGACATGGATATTGCTCACTTGGATGGTCACAAG GTACATATTTCCCGGGATAAGATCACTAAACCAGGAGCTAAGCTgtggaagaaaggggaaggactCCCCAACTttgacaacaacaacatcaaaggCTCTTTGATAATCACTTTTGATGTGGATTTTCCAAAAGAACAGTTAacagaggaagcaagagaag GTATCAAACAGCTACTGAAACAAGGATCGGTGCAGAAGGTATACAATGGACTGCAAGGATACTAA